The DNA region ATAGGATAGTTCTTTCATGAATCTGCTTCCGTTAGAAAGACAAAGTTAAAAATAGTATACAGACTGCCTTCCTTCTGAGGTCAAAAACATGGGATTGATCGTGATTGTTTAATAGAAAATTCAAAAAGCAGCAATTTAGACCATATTCTTAGGGAAGATTTTTTATTTTTACTTATGAGCTAAGGATGTAGCTTTTATAAATGATCGAAACCTTTTTCAACTACCAATCGCACCAAAACTTAATTGGATATTATGATGAATAAAACTTCCTTCGGCTTACCCAAAAAGAGAGAAGAAGTCATTGGGCTATTACAGAAAGCATATACAGATAATGATTTAGAGGAAACAGAATACGAAGACAGACTTCAAAAGGCTTACGAAGCAAGTTGTTTGGAAGATTTGGAAAAGGTTATTCATGATTTCCCGAATAGACATACGGTTTTTGCAACGCAATCTGCGCCTCATTTTTCAGCACCAAAAACAGCTGCTAGAAATGCTAATTTGCCAGATACTAAAACACCTCAGCATATGACGGCTATTTTAGGTGAGCAAAAGTTAAATGTCCGAAAGAGCTACTTTACGCCATTAAACGTACTGACTGTTTTAGGGGAACATCGTCTGAACTGTCAAGATATGGTGCCTAAAGCGAATCTGATTCCTTTTAGTGTGAAAACAGTGCTAGGAGATACAAGAATTGACTTGAGAAATCCTCAATTTCATGGGAAAACGATTCATATAGCGATCACAAATTTATTGGGAGAAACAAAGATTCTTGTACCCAAAGGAGCTGTGATTCAGAATATGACAAATACCATTTTGGGGGATTATAGTGAGAAGCACAAAAATAACTCAAATCTGATTAAGAAAATATATAAGTCTATTACGAATGAACCCGAAATACCTCAGGAAGAACTACAAGGAGTTGAGTTTACTGTGGTTTTGAGAGGAACGTGTTTGTTGGGTAATGTGAGTGTGGCATATTATTAGTAGGTTCTTTTACGAATTGCTAAGAAAACCACAATTATCAAATGAAAACTAACTATCAGGTTTCCTCTTTAGGGAACACTAATCTTTCTTTTTTGCTACAAAAAGAGAGTGTTATCACCCATTCCGATTGTATGGATTTATGTCTTTGGACATTTGAGGATGAAGATCAAAAATTAAGTTTTTTACTAAAAAAAGATTCTGACTGTTTGATCGAATTAATAGAAAACGCACCTGCAATCATTGAAAACTTATTAGAAAAGGGAATTGAACAACGTGTTTATCAAATTCAAGAAACAATAAAAGAAGGTTTGCTTTATCGTGTAGTTGGAGACCTTTATTTGAAGAAAGAAGAATTTGATATTGGAATGTTTGTCTACACTTTATGTTGTGCCAAAACAAGTCCCTGGAAAATGAAAAAGCCATTGATGAAGGCTATTTCTCTTAAATAAATAAAGCCTCAGAGCATTAAATTGCTTTGAGGCTTTTAATATTTTTCAGCTAGAATGATTTACTGAACAACCATTCTGTTTTTTACTTCTTGTGTCTTAACCTTAAAGGTTTGTGCATTTTTAGCGTCTCCTTTAGCTGTAAATATCTCACTAAGGTTTTGATTGGCTTGTAAAGCTACTTCGTTTGGTTTATCGTAAAGCTTTCCATCTCTAGAAAGAACTCGCCAGTAGCAGTTCCAAGCTTTGGAAGATTTGCCCATTGCATGATAGATATTTCCTAGCAACATATAACACGCTTCAGTCTTTATGTAATCTGTAGCATAAACATCTTCATAATAACGAGTCAGTTTTGTAGCATAGTTTAAGGAAGATTTATAATCCTGATCTCTGAAATAAAGCATCGCCAAATTATTGTAAACCAATGCCTCATTTCTACTTTCAGAACCTTTCACTTTTCCCATGATTTCTTCATAGTACTTGAGTGCTTCTTCCTTCTCTCCCATCAAACCATAAATATTTCCGAGGTCAAATAGGGACACAAGCATTTCTTCGCTGTCTTCGCCATATTTTTCTTTACGTAAAGTAACACTTCGATCAATCCATTTTTTGGCTTCTGTATAATCTTGGAGTGCAATGCTCAAATCAATTACTCTTGAATTGAGTTTGAGGCGTTGCTTGACATTTCGTTCTTTGGCAGTATCTAATTCCACAAAAACAGAATGAGCTGTTTCGTAGAAATGAATTGCATCATCCCATTTGCGAGCACCTCTGAATTTTTCTGCAACATTTAATACTTTTTCTCCTAGTTCTTTTGAAGGTTCATCTTCTTGAATCAACTTAGAAAAACCTCTGTCATACCATTCTCTAGAAAGCTCATATTTTTCTAAAAGGAAGAAGTCTTTACCGAGTTTAGCGTAGTGCTTTTCTCTTTTGTCAATTTCCTCACTCATCCAGTCCCTAATATCCATTGCTTTTCGAGAATAGTACATGGCACTGTCATATTCCATTTGCTCAAAATGTATAGAGGCAAGAAGTTGGTAACTATCTGCTACTTCTGGAGACTTATTTCCATAAACGACTTTCCCGATTTCTATGGACTTGCTAATATTTTCTTTTGCCAAATCAACCGAACCACCTTGAAGCAAGGCATTCGCAATGTTCTGATAAAGAATTGTAACGTCTGTACGTGTTTCGGTATCGAGATCAATGATGGCATTTACTGCTTTTCTATAATAGCTAATGGCTTTTCCGAAGTCTTGGATAAAGTAGTAGGTGTTTCCCATCATCATGTACAACTTAATCATATCAGGATAATGAGCTGTTCCTTTTACATTCTGAAAAGTACGGAGTGCACGAGCGTATTTATTAATGGCATCTATCCCTTGCTTGTTGTAGCGGTAGATATCACCAATAAACATATACATTTGTGCTATTTTGAGTGCATCGGGCTTGTATTGTGCTTCCAAGATTCCTAGCCCTCTTTCAGCATAATAGATTGATTTATGAGGATATTCTTTTTGAGCAAGAAGCTCTGATATCGCTTGATAAACAGGCACAATATCTATGTTACCTTGTCCGTAATATTCTTCATATCGTACAAGGGCACGCTCGAAGTAAACCTCGGCACTATCATACATATATTCGTTCAATAACGAATCAGCTCTAGCAAATTCATTATTGGCACGATCTCCCTTTAGCAAGAGATTGGCTTGTTCGGGGATAAATCCGAATTCTTGACCGTAACTAGTAATAGAACTTAGTAACAGGATACTAAATGTAAATAGCTTTTGTATTCTTGTCATATGTTTGCAAACTCTCCTCAAAAAGTACAAAAAAAAAGGCTAATCTTCATTTAAGACACCTTTTAACTTTCTTCGGATTAAATAAATTTATGAAAAAAATAAAGTCATTTACTTAAAAATCAAGCAAATGACCTTAGTTGAGGAGTTTGTTCGAATTAAAATAAAGTCTTTAATTCATTGATCTTAGCGATGGAAAGTGGTTTGTCTAACACCTTTACTATAAGCTCATAAGTCGAAGCAGTTTCTTCGTCTTGAGGCGTAACACCGGAAGAAAGCATCACAACTTTTGTCGTTGTAAGTCCTTCTTGTTTAAATGTATCTAGAAAATCCCAACCACTTGTAGGAGGCATATTTATATCAAGAAGAATCAGTTCAGGATATTCTTCATTACCGTCTAAAGATTTTAGCGCTTCAATAGCGTCAGAGGCTTCTGTATAAGTAGAAACTTTTTGTGTAAAGCCTGATTTTTCTAATAGTTTCTGACAAATTAGATTGTTTGTCGGGTCGTCGTCTATGACAAATATATGTTGTAAACTCGTCATGTTTGCTTCATTAGTGTTTATGATGAATCCGTAGACTGAATTAATTTATGATCAGTCGGAATGTAAGGGGGGCTGAAAATTAAGTAAGCCCAATTTTATTCAAAAGGAATTCACAAACTTTAAATCACTTCATAACATTTTCAATTATTTAATAATTCCTAATATTCATTAGCATTCAGGGCTTTGATTCTCGTTAATTGAGGAAAAAAAAGTGAAAAATTTCAGAAGTCCTTCCAATTGCATCCTATCTTTGTATATATAGATCAATAAATGTTCATAAATAGTTTTGAGTAGAGGTTATGGTAGTCTATAATGTAACTGTAAGTATAGAAAAGTCTGTGGTAGAGGAATGGAAAAAGTGGATGAAAGACGAACACATTCCAGATGTGTTAGCTACAGGGCTTTTCAGTTCAGCTCGCTTTTTGAAGATGCTTTCAGAAGTAGAAGGAAATCCGGGAGAGACTTATGCTATACAGTACAATTGTGAGAGTATGGATCATTTAACGCTTTATCAAGAAAAATACGCAGCAGTATTGCAAAAGGATCATAGCGATCGCTTTGGCGGAAAATACCATGCCTTCAGAACTGTTCTTGAAGATGTAGACTAAGTATATATATTGACTAATTACATGTAGAACATTTTAAATGAATACGCGTTAATTGGTTATTGAATTTGAACATATAAGATAAGCACTACGATAGCCTTTTATGGGCTAGATAAATTCTCTAAACAGCAAATAAGAATGAGAAAATCATCAATTTTGGTGTTTCTGTTCTTCTTGGCGTCTTTTAGTCAAGTATTCGGACAGATTTTTACACCAACCACATGGAAGTCTCCAGTAGCCGATAAGAAAGAAGTAAATGTCGGAGATGAAATCACACTTACTTTCGAGGCTAAAATTATTGATAAATGGTATTTGTACTCTTCAGACTTTGATCCTGATTTAGGACCAATGGTCACTAGCTTTACTTTCAAAGCGAATGATTCGTATGAGTTGGTAGGAGGAATTACACCTGTAAATCCTAATAAGAAATATGATGACCTTTGGGAGGGAGACATCACGTATTTCAAAAAAACAGGTCTTTTTACTCAGAAAGTAAAAGTACTTAGCAAAAACTTTAAGATTCAAGGTACAATTGTAGGACAGGCTTGTTCAGATATTGATGGACAATGTGTGCCTTTTGAAAAAGATTTTTCTTTTAGCGGTCTAAAAGTAACAGGAGAAGATATGGCTCCTGTAAAAAAAACTGAAGTAAAGAGTGTAATCGAGTCAACAGTAACAGACGTAGAGGGTGAACAAGAAGAAGGTCTTCTAGGCTTTATGTTGACAGCCTTTCTTTTTGGTCTTACAGCAATCTTTACACCTTGTGTATTCCCAATGATACCACTGACAGTGTCATTCTTTACAAAACAGAAAGGTGGGTTAGGAAAAGCATTGCTTTACGGATTCTTTATCGTACTTATTTATACATTGGTTGGAGGTATCTTGGTGCCGTTCACTAAAGATCCGGGTATTGCCAATTTGATTAGTACACACTGGTTGCCAAATACAATTTTCTTTGTTGTATTTATCATTTTTGCCCTTTCATTCTTTGGGTTATTCGAGATTACATTGCCCTCGTCGGTAGTGAATAAAATGGATCGTCAGTCTGACAGAGGAGGTCTTTTCGGAATCTTCTTCATGGCTCTGACACTTACTTTGGTTTCTTTCTCATGTACAGGGCCAATTGTAGGTTCAATCCTTATCGAGTCAATTCAAGGAGGTTCAATCAAACCTGTATTAGGCATGGCAGCTTTCGGACTTGCTTTCGCACTGCCGTTTACCATTTTTGCAGCATTCCCTAAGTTGATGGATACAATGCCAAAATCAGGCGGATGGTTGAACTCTGTAAAAGTTGTGCTTGGTTTCGTAGAATTGGCATTCGCATTTAAATTCTTGAGTACAATTGACCTTGTTCTTCACTGGAATTTGTTGGATAAAGACGTAATGCTTTCTATCTGGATTGCTACTGGTTCTTTCTTAGGATTGTATTTGTTGGGTAAAATTCGTTTGCCACACGATTATCAGCCAGTAGAACAAATTGGGGTATTCAGAATGCTTTTGGCACTAGGTGTTTTCACTTTCGTGGTTTATATGATTCCTGGTTTGTTTGGTGCTCCTGTAAATGTTCTTTCGGGTATTTTGCCTCCTCAAACACACCATAACTTCGATATGAACAAAGTGGTAAGAGATAACATTAAAACTTATGGCATTTCTGCTGCGAATGCTTCAGAGGGAATTGGAGAAACAGTGAAATATGGAGAGCTATTTGAGCTTCCTCATGGCTTAGAAGGCTACTTTGAATATGAGCAAGCTTTAGAAGCTTCTAAAAGAGAAGGGAAACCAATTTTCATCGATTTTACAGGACATGGCTGTGCAAACTGTCGTAGAATGGAAGATTTGGTTTGGAAAAATCCTGAGGTATTGAAAAGACTTCAAAATGACTATATCGTTTTGGCTTTGTATGTAGATGATCGTACTGAGCTTCCAGAAAGTGCGTGGATCACTGCTGAATATGATGGTAAAGTGAAAACTACAATCGGTCAGATTAACCAATACATTCAGTTTACAAAGTATAACGGAAATGCTCAGCCGTATTACATTATCACTGATGAAACAGGAAGTCTATTTACTGAAAATGGTAAAGAAGTTCTTCTTCCTCGTGGTTATGATACTAGTATTTCTGGTTTTGTAGAGTTCCTTGACAAAGGAAAACAACTTTATCAGAATAAATAATTTTGGAAATAGGATTTGAAAAAGCCCTCATTCAAACAAAAGAATGAGGGCTTTTTATATGAAGTATATTATTTGATTCTTTTCAGGTAGTGGAAATAGTCATGGGCTTTAGCGAGCTTGTAATAATGCTTTGCTTTCGATTTGTCTCCATGATCGCTGTAGTATTTATAGAGGTTTCCGTATACGTAAGCATGAAGAAAAGTTCCTCTTGTTCCCAACTTTTCTAGTTCTTTTTCAACTTGCATATAACAGGTGTAAGCTTCTTCGGTTTCTCCTTTATATTTTGCACCATAGATTCCATTGAAAACTTTAGCCGTGGTCTGGTAAAATGGGTCTTTCGCATTTTGATCCATCTCGGTAATTACATCGACACCCTGGTTAAGTAAGTTTCCTCTTTCAAGTATTCCTAAATAGATTGCATGGAAAAATCGATTTTTAGGATATTCTTCAATCAGATTCTTGGCGTAGCTTAGTGCAGTTTCATAGTCTTCTTCATAATAGAGGTATATGTAAACTAGGTAAAGTTGAGCCTCACATCTGGTAAAAACATTGTCTCTTGCTGACTTTTTGATTTGATCAAGCCCTAGTTCTTTATCTCCTTTTGGGAAAAACATCAGAAAAGGTTTGTAGGCAGGGTATTTACTTGGATAAGCATCTCTGTAATAGTTGTACATTCCTGCCACAAAGTAAAATTCTTTTTCTTCCTCTTTCCGAGACATCGCTTTTCTAATCAAACCGTAAACCTCAGAAGCATAACCCGCAGATTTCATTGTTTCATGCTGCTCTGCATAGCCTCTCATAATAATACTTTGTGCAACAAGTCTGAAGAATAAGCCTTCTATATCCTCTTCATCTTCATCGAGCCTTTTTTTTGATAGTTCAGCAGTTTTTAATAGTAGTTCGAAATGTTTTTTCGCTTCCGGAGAATCATAGCCAATCGGTGCTCTTTCCCAAAAAAGATACATCGCTTCAAGAAAGTAAGGTAGGGGGTGGTCGTTAGGAACAACAGCTTTTATTTCGGTTATTTTATTTTGGGCATCTTCAAATTCCCAATGATAGATCGCATTTACAGCCGTTACTGTTTTATCATAGATCTTCTCATCATTCCAGACTTTGTAAGACTCTTGTGCTAGTGTTTTAATAGGTAATAATTGGATTACTATCAGAAAAGTCCAACTGCTCAAAAATGCTTTCATATATTCATTGGGGGTAAGGCTTTAGTAATGGCTTAATAATAAGCTATTTTTTTGAATATACTTAATTTTATATAAAGGGCTGAGCTTGATAAAGTGAAATTAATTTTGTAAAATAAGTAAGGATATCGATGAAGTTAAAGAAATCAAGATGTAACCAAGTATTTTTCATTGATTTGCCTCATGCTACTTGCGCCTACTTATAAATGTAGGATTTAATGTGAAAATTAAAGATGCTACTAACCCACAATAATACCCATTAAGTGAATGAAGACACTTAGCCTCAAGCGTGTTGAAAATAAAATAAAACTCAAAGAGCAACAGAAGGGAGCAATAGGTTTTGGTTTGTTGCTTTGTATGGGACTTAACGGGATGATGTTTGTTTATTTTCTTCAACGTATTGAGCTGAATAAACCTTTAGAAGGTTTGACTTTCACGTCTTTAGATTATTGGATGTATTTCGGCGTTAATCTTCTTTTGCTCATGCTTACATCAAGTGTTTTTTGGGCTAAATGGGCAGCAAGAAGAAATAAGGTTAGTTTATTAAAGTACGCTTTAGTATTAACAATTTGCCTTTTTACTTTTTTATATCCTTTTGCTGAACATCTATTGAGGTTTTCAGTTAGTGGTAAGGGTCTTGCAGATGCTCAAATTATGCTGATGGAAACATTCTTCTTTTTGCAGTTGGGCATTGGGTTTATAGGCTGTTTGGTGTTGTTAGTGAAAAGCTTTCAGTTCAAGATACATTCAAAGAAAAAGTATCTCGTAAATGTGTTTTCGGTATACATGTCATACCATACATTTCTTTGGACGTGGATCACATTGGATGTTATATTCTTTTAATGGTATTTAACTTAACTATATCTTAATATTAGCAAAAAATATTTCGAATTTTGTGTTTTTACAAAATAAAGAGTAACATTGCATTAAATTTGTAATTCCAGAAAAAAGACGGCTAGTTTGCCATTCTAAAAATATTAAAGACACTTTTATCCAAAAGATGGAAGTTTAAATAATTGAATTGGTTTATTAAAGAAGGTGAGTATTACTCACCTTTTTTATTTATCTGTAAACCACCAGTATGGACAGCTACAATTTTACTTCCTTTCGGAAAATATCCTTTCTTTATTAAATCAAAAACACCATAAAGCATTTTGGCTGTATAGATGAACTCAAGCTCAATTTGATATTCAGACTGAATTTTTTCTATGAACTCAAGTAATTCAGGTTTCTTCTTTGCGTACCCTCCAAAATGATAATCACAGATTAATTCCCAGTCAGGCAATTCATTATTTTGGTGAAGATGTAGATATTGATCAATATCTTTTGCTAAAAACTCACCGCCTTTAAGCGCTGGAAAGCCTAATATTTTGGTATCCTTATCACTTCCTGCAATAATTCCAGCCATTGTTCCACCTGTTCCGCAAGCCGTACAAATGTAATTAAGGTCAGGAATCTGATTCTTAATTTCGGTAGCCAATTCAATTACACCTGGAATTGCAAGGTCATTGCTTCCCCCCATAGGAACGTGGTAAAAATCGCCCCATTTTTCTTTTATCTTTTCTAAAACATCTTCGTTATCCTTTTGCCTAAAAGTAGTCCGATCCATATAATCGATCTTCATTCCTTTAGAAGATGCAAATGAAAGTGTGGGATTTAAAGGTAAGTGTTCTTCTCCTCGAATAATGGCAATCGTCTCAAAACCAAATTCAGCTCCTGCTGCAGCCACAGCGTAAATGTGATTGGAATAAGCGCCACCAAAGGTCAAAAGTTTGGTATGCCCTTGTTCTTTGGCTTTGATAAGGTTGTACTTTAGTTTGCGAAGTTTATTTCCCGAAATAGCGGGGTGGTTCAAATCATCCCTTTTTATAAACAATCGAACCCCATTTTGCTCAAAAATGGGGTTCGACAGTTCTTGAATGGGTGTAACCTCTTGGTTTATAATCATTCTCTCTACTCTAATACTTCAATTACCAAATTATGATTGGTATAGATACAGATATCAGCAGCGATATTCAAACCTTCTCTTACAATTTCTTCGGCTGATAATTGATCTGCATGACGAAGCATAGAAAGCGCAGCAGCTTGTGCGTACATGCTTCCTGAACCGATAGCGGCAATTTGGTGGTCTGGTTCAATCACATCTCCTGTACCAGAGATAATCAAAACCTCTTCTCTATTTGCTACAATCATCATTGCTTCAAGACGTCTTAAGTAGCGATCCATTCGCCAGTCTTTAGCAAGCTCAATAGCAGCTCTTTTCATATTTCCTCCGTAAGCGCTCAATTTTTCTTCGAAGCGCTCCATAAGAGTGAAGGCATCAGCTGTAGAACCTGCAAAGCCTATTGCTATATTTCCATCAGCTAAACGACGAACTTTACGAACGTTACTTTTGGCTACTGTATTTCCAAAAGTAGCCTGTCCATCAGCTCCAATAGCCACTTTGCCGTCTTTTACGACCGCAAGGACGGTTGTTGATCTGAATTTTTGCTCTTTCATTTTTATCTCTTTGGTTTCAATTCTTAAAGACAAAGATTAAACCCTTAGTATACTTACAGCCAAATTGACAGAAATTGTCATAAGCTTGAATTTAAGTTACAGTTTTCCTAAAAAGCTTGTCATAAAGGATTTCAAGAACTTTTATAATAAAAAAAGGATTCAAACTTGAAGCTTGAATCCTTTTCCTCTAGAACGTATTTTTCCTAGTTATCAATTTCGCAGTCAGGGTGAGAAGCTTTAAATGCTCTTACTTCTTCTTGACTTACATTTGTATCTCTGATATAGAAAACTGAAAGCTTTGACAACTCTGAAACAGGAGTGATACTCTCAATTGGAGTTCCTGTACAGATGATCGTTTTCAAGTTTGAATTATCTTTCAAAGGACTGATATCTTCAACATGAGTTTGAGAGAAAGTAACCTCTTCTAATCCTGCGATAGTAGAAAGAGGTCTCAAAGTAGAAATACCTGTATTCGAAAGGTAAAGTACTTTAAGCTTTTTCAATTCCTCGAAATCTTGGATATCGATAATGTTTTGGTTATTGTTTCCGTTTACATACTCTAATTGAGTAAGTTTTTTGAGAGGAGCAATGTCTTTCACATTAGTCTCAAAGAACTCTAAACGTCTTAAGCTTTCAAGAGCTACAAGAGGATTTAGGTCAGAAATATAAGTTTGTGAAATACTTAACTCTTCAAGAGAAAGTAGGTTAGTAACAAAATCCAATGAAGCGAGAGATGTTTCATCTAAAGCAAGGATTTTAAGTTTTTTCAATTGTCCGATAGATCCAAAGTCTCTAAAGTCTGGACATTGATACAAATCTAATTTTTCGAGATTAGAAGTTTCTCCTAATTCTGTAACAGATCTAACAAATGTTTGCCCTAAGTATAATTCTTTAAGTAGTGAGGCATTAGCCAAAGGAGCAATGTTTTCAATCAGTGTACCTGTACAGTTGATAACTTTTAGGTTTGGAAGTTTTTCGAGTGGTATAATGTTATCGATTGAAGAATATGAACAATCGACTACTTCCAAGTTTTTCAACTGGCTCAATGGTTCAAGGCTTTGGATATCTCTGAAGTCACCTTCAACAGATAAGCCTGAACAATTGATTTTTTTTAGGTTTACAATCTTCTCAAGGTCTGATGAAGAAACTTCTGAAGAAGACAGATCAGCTGCTTCTACAAAAATTTGTTGCCAAGTTGGGCTAAGGTCGTTCCACCAGTTTTGATTGAGTGATTGAGCCTGTGCAGTATGAGAAAAAGTACTTGCTAGCAGGAAAAAATAGAGAATTTTAGACTCAATTTTATATAAAAATCTCTTTTTCATAGGTCTTAGTTTTTAGCAAGAAGTATTTTAAATAATCGTCCGACTATCATTTTACTTGCAAGTATGCAATAATTGATTTAAAACAGGTAGATTTGTTCACTACCTGAAATCTTTTTTAACAAGAACCAATCCAAACTATATTGATTTTAGATTATGTTTCTCTCAAAATATACGAATCTTCTTTTTATTCTATTTTTGGTCTTCATTGGCTGTAAAAGTTCTCAGCCGAGTGCAATAGAGTCTACAGAGCAGTTTAATGATTCTACGACCACACAGATATTGGTATTGCCAGAGGAGCCTATGCAAGCTGAGCCTATTTGGGCATCTAAAAAAGGAGTTTACCGTCCTGAGCGTACTAAATATTTTGATTTGAAGCATCAGCTTCTGGATATCCGTTTTGATTGGGAAAAACAACATGTTTTAGGGAAAACAACACTTACGTTATCACCTTATTTTTACCCACAAGAGCGTGTAGTGCTGAATGCTAAAGGATTCGATTTTCATGAAGTAGCATTATTGGATGGAAAAAAAAGAATACCTCTAAAGTATGAATATGATCAAGAGTTGGTCGAAATCTTTTTGGATAGACCTTATACAAGAAAAGATCAGCTAAGGCTATTTATATCGTATACAGCAAAGCCAAATGAAAGAATTTTAGGAGGTAGTAATGCAATCCTTTCTGATAAGGGGCTGTATTTTATAAATCCACTGAATAAAGAAGAAGGCAAGCCACAACAAATTTGGACACAAGGAGAAACGGAGGCTAGTTCTTGTTGGTTTCCAACCTTAGATGCTCCAAATACCAAAATGACGCAAGAGGTCTATATTACTGTTCAAGATCATTTTAAGACACTTTCTAATGGTGCGCTGATTTCACAAAAGAAAAATAAGGATGGTACACGTACTGATTATTGGAAACAGGATTTAGTACATGCTCCATACTTGACTATGCTAGCAGTAGGGGAGTTTGAAGTAATTAAAGAGTCTTGGAATGGAATTCCTGTAGAATATTATGTAGAAGCGCCCTATAAGGATTTTGCGAAAGGTACTTTCGGACACACACCTGAAATGCTGACGTTTTATTCAGAGCTTTTTGATTATCCTTATCCTTGGGCAAAATATAGTCAGATTGTAGTCAGAGACTTTGTTTCTGGAGCGATGGAAAATACCACTGCTACAGTTCATATGGAGGATTTACAACAGGATAGCCGAGGGCAATTAGATCAAGATTGGGATTTCTTGATTGCACATGAACTTATCCATCATTGGTTTGGAAACTTAGTAACCTGTGAGTCTTGGGCAAACCTACCACTCAATGAGTCCTTTGCTAATTATGGAGAATACCTTTGGAGGGAACATAAGTATGGAAAAACAGAAGCAGACTTTGCACTTGAAGACGAATGGTTACTTTATCTGAATGAGTCGGAAAGCAAGCAAGAGCCGTTGGTTCGTTACAATTATCTGGATAAAGAAGATATGTTTGATAGTCACTCTTATGCAAAAGGAGGAGTGATCTTGAATTACCTCAGATATA from Sediminitomix flava includes:
- a CDS encoding leucine-rich repeat domain-containing protein codes for the protein MKKRFLYKIESKILYFFLLASTFSHTAQAQSLNQNWWNDLSPTWQQIFVEAADLSSSEVSSSDLEKIVNLKKINCSGLSVEGDFRDIQSLEPLSQLKNLEVVDCSYSSIDNIIPLEKLPNLKVINCTGTLIENIAPLANASLLKELYLGQTFVRSVTELGETSNLEKLDLYQCPDFRDFGSIGQLKKLKILALDETSLASLDFVTNLLSLEELSISQTYISDLNPLVALESLRRLEFFETNVKDIAPLKKLTQLEYVNGNNNQNIIDIQDFEELKKLKVLYLSNTGISTLRPLSTIAGLEEVTFSQTHVEDISPLKDNSNLKTIICTGTPIESITPVSELSKLSVFYIRDTNVSQEEVRAFKASHPDCEIDN
- a CDS encoding M1 family aminopeptidase codes for the protein MFLSKYTNLLFILFLVFIGCKSSQPSAIESTEQFNDSTTTQILVLPEEPMQAEPIWASKKGVYRPERTKYFDLKHQLLDIRFDWEKQHVLGKTTLTLSPYFYPQERVVLNAKGFDFHEVALLDGKKRIPLKYEYDQELVEIFLDRPYTRKDQLRLFISYTAKPNERILGGSNAILSDKGLYFINPLNKEEGKPQQIWTQGETEASSCWFPTLDAPNTKMTQEVYITVQDHFKTLSNGALISQKKNKDGTRTDYWKQDLVHAPYLTMLAVGEFEVIKESWNGIPVEYYVEAPYKDFAKGTFGHTPEMLTFYSELFDYPYPWAKYSQIVVRDFVSGAMENTTATVHMEDLQQDSRGQLDQDWDFLIAHELIHHWFGNLVTCESWANLPLNESFANYGEYLWREHKYGKTEADFALEDEWLLYLNESESKQEPLVRYNYLDKEDMFDSHSYAKGGVILNYLRYIIGDEAFFLSVHNYLKDRAFKTAEIHHLRMAIEETIGEDMNWFFNQWVMNAGHPYLIVEDKFENGTYTIGITQQQDTLYTPLYRLPTEVGFYDGENWVNHDLEIDGYYTEYSFQLDTMPKLTLFDPYKTIPAVIEHNKDSVAWLRQFEKAPHIVHRIDALTHLLPLLNESEVARVLLDAMDDPFWGVREGVAEIMVYYNGEYETELKEKLTSLVLNDPKSYVRAAALNTVYEISENFPLELTEKALQDSSYLVATTALYAYAQSGAEDILEKAAEFRDSKNINAIFILADLYGTLNVPNQLDWYLSKRSQLSTSYKGAYYNYLGAYVLNQPLEEQARAADYLLEEARTHPIAAIRSSAYFSLGLLIEDPEIRSRVAEVAKSEKDPTVLETIELIGL